The following are from one region of the Gossypium hirsutum isolate 1008001.06 chromosome D03, Gossypium_hirsutum_v2.1, whole genome shotgun sequence genome:
- the LOC107950757 gene encoding endoglucanase 6, which yields MEKSMSMAPLLLMVLCLPFALGWHDYNQALSKSILFFEAQRSGYLPHNQRVTWRANSGLNDGKASGVDLVGGYYDAGDNVKFGLPMAFTITMMSWSIIEYGKPMAANGELGHAMEAVKWGTDYLIKAHPEPYVLYGEVGDGNTDHYCWQRPEDMTTDRHAYRIDPSNPGSDLAGETAAAMAAASIVFRRSNPAYSSELLHHAYQLFDFADKYKGKYDSSITVAQKYYRSVSGYNDELLWAAAWLYQASNNQYYLNYLGKNGDSMGGTGWAMTEFGWDVKYAGVQTLVAKFLMQGKAGMHAPVFERYHQKAEHFMCSLIGKGTRNVQKTPGGLMFRQRWNNMQFVTSASFLATVYSDYLVSSRGTLRCAAGNVAPTQLLSFAKSQVDYLLGDNPRGTSYMVGYGNNFPRQVHHRGSSIVSIKVDSKFIACRQGYAAWYTRKASDPNVLTGAVVGGPDAYDNFADERDNYEQTEPATYNNAPLFGILARLGSGHSGYNQLLPEAVPVPKPVAAKPKAEPKAKSTLNPATTSSPIFIQQKMATSWNEKGRTYYRYSIVMTNTSSKTLKDLKLSISKLYGPIWGLTKSGNSYGFPTYLNSLPAGKSLEFVYIHAASPADVSVSSYNLA from the exons ATGGAGAAATCAATGTCAATGGCTCCTCTGCTTTTAATGGTACTCTGTCTTCCTTTTGCATTGGGTTGGCATGACTATAACCAAGCTCTAAGTAAGAGCATACTCTTCTTTGAAGCTCAGAGATCTGGTTATCTTCCTCATAACCAGAGAGTCACATGGCGAGCTAATTCCGGCTTGAATGACGGCAAAGCCAGTGGG GTGGATCTGGTAGGAGGGTACTATGATGCAGGGGACAATGTGAAGTTTGGTCTTCCAATGGCATTCACCATAACAATGATGTCCTGGAGTATAATAGAGTACGGCAAACCAATGGCTGCAAATGGAGAGCTCGGCCATGCCATGGAAGCCGTCAAGTGGGGTACTGACTATCTTATCAAAGCCCACCCGGAACCTTATGTCCTTTACGGagag gtgGGAGATGGAAACACTGACCATTACTGTTGGCAAAGACCCGAAGACATGACAACCGACCGTCATGCTTACAGGATTGACCCGAGCAACCCCGGGTCGGATCTTGCCGGTGAAACTGCAGCTGCCATGGCTGCCGCTTCAATCGTCTTCCGCCGCTCCAACCCTGCATATTCCAGCGAGCTTCTTCACCACGCTTATCAG CTATTCGATTTTGCTGATAAGTACAAAGGCAAATACGACAGCAGCATCACAGTTGCCCAAAAATACTACCGATCCGTCAGCGGCTACAAT gACGAGTTGTTGTGGGCTGCTGCATGGCTGTACCAAGCTAGTAACAATCAGTACTACTTGAACTATCTTGGAAAGAATGGTGACTCAATGGGCGGAACCGGCTGGGCCATGACTGAGTTTGGTTGGGACGTTAAGTACGCTGGGGTTCAGACCCTTGTCGCCAAG TTCTTAATGCAAGGCAAAGCTGGTATGCATGCACCAGTATTTGAAAGGTACCATCAGAAGGCAGAGCATTTCATGTGTTCATTGATTGGAAAGGGTACTCGTAATGTTCAGAAGACTCCCGGTGGTTTGATGTTTCGACAGAGATGGAACAATATGCAGTTCGTGACTAGCGCGTCGTTCTTAGCCACCGTCTACTCTGACTATCTTGTTTCCTCTAGAGGAACTTTGAGGTGTGCTGCTGGCAATGTTGCACCAACCCAACTTCTTTCTTTTGCTAAATCTCAGGTGGATTACCTTCTTGGAGACAATCCAAGGGGTACAAGTTACATGGTTGGTTATGGGAACAATTTCCCTCGACAAGTTCATCACCGTGGTTCTTCGATTGTTTCCATCAAGGTTGACTCTAAATTCATAGCCTGCCGACAAGGTTATGCAGCTTGGTATACAAGGAAAGCAAGTGATCCTAATGTCCTCACCGGTGCTGTGGTTGGAGGGCCTGACGCCTATGATAACTTCGCTGATGAAAGGGACAATTATGAACAAACCGAGCCAGCTACCTACAACAATGCTCCTCTTTTTGGCATACTAGCTAGGCTCGGGAGTGGTCATTCTGGTTATAACCAGTTGCTTCCCG AGGCTGTCCCAGTTCCTAAACCAGTAGCTGCTAAACCGAAGGCAGAGCCAAAAGCCAAATCGACTCTAAATCCTG CCACAACTTCTAGTCCAATTTTCATACAGCAAAAGATGGCAACTTCTTGGAATGAAAAAGGAAGAACTTATTACAGATATTCCATAGTAATGACCAACACGTCTTCCAAGACACTAAAGGATCTAAAGCTGTCTATATCAAAGCTTTATGGTCCAATATGGGGTCTCACTAAATCTGGCAATTCTTATGGTTTCCCAACATATCTCAACTCTTTACCTGCAGGGAAGAGTCTCGAGTTTGTATACATCCATGCTGCTTCTCCAGCTGATGTCTCAGTTTCAAGCTACAACTTGGCTTAA